CGGGGTACAACGGCAACGAGAGCACGGTTGCGGCCGCGGCCTCGGACTCCGGAAACTGACCGGCGCGATACCCCAACTCTGCGGCCCAAGGCTGAAGATGCACGGGCACCGGATAGTGAATGCCGGTCTGGATCCCCTTCGCTTGCAGCCCATCGATGATGGCCTGCCGCTCTTGCACACGAACGACATAGAGGTGGTATACGTGATCGCCGTACCCGGCCTTAGCCACATGCCCGATCGCACCGACCTTCAAGGAACGGTCATAGGCTGCAGCCAACTTCCGGCGCGCTGCAGTCCACCCTTCAAGCCGTCGCAACTTCACCCGCAACGCCGCTCCCTGCACCGCTTCCATGCGATAGTTGAACCCCAACAGCTCGTGGTCGTATTTCCGCTCCGCGCCCCAGTCACGAAGCATGCGCAGTTTCTTCACGTAAGCCGGGTTGGTGGTGGTGATGATGCCGCCCTCGCCGCAGGCACCGAGGTTCTTTCCGGGATAGAAACTGAAACAGCCGAGGTCGCCGATGCCCCCGACTCGACGCCCCTTGTATCTGGTCCCGTGGGCTTGAGCCGCATCCTCGATCACGGCCACTCCACGCGTTTTCGCAACCGCGAGAATGGGATCCAGGTCCGCAGCCTGACCGTAGAGGTGGACAGGAATGATCGCTTTGGTCTTCGGGGTCATGGCTCGTGCCAGAAGCGCCGGGTCCATGGTCAGCGTATCGGGCCGTACGTCGACGAATACCGGAATGGCGCCGGCATAACGAATCGCTGCCACGGTGGCCACGAATGTGAACGGGACCGTGATGACCTCGTCGCCCGGTTGGACTCCTGCCGCCAAGAGCGCGAGATGCAGGGCGCTGGTTCCAGAATTCACAGCCACGGCCTGGGAGACCTCGGCATATTCCGCAAACTCCCGTTCGAAGGCTGCGACCTCTTGCCCCAAGACATACTGTCCGCTCTCCAATACCTTCAGGACCGCTTGCTGCAACTCGCCCTGAACCGATCGATATTGGGCCGCCAGGTCGTTGAAGAGAATCATGCCGCCACCCGTA
This portion of the Nitrospiraceae bacterium genome encodes:
- a CDS encoding DegT/DnrJ/EryC1/StrS family aminotransferase, which encodes TGGGMILFNDLAAQYRSVQGELQQAVLKVLESGQYVLGQEVAAFEREFAEYAEVSQAVAVNSGTSALHLALLAAGVQPGDEVITVPFTFVATVAAIRYAGAIPVFVDVRPDTLTMDPALLARAMTPKTKAIIPVHLYGQAADLDPILAVAKTRGVAVIEDAAQAHGTRYKGRRVGGIGDLGCFSFYPGKNLGACGEGGIITTTNPAYVKKLRMLRDWGAERKYDHELLGFNYRMEAVQGAALRVKLRRLEGWTAARRKLAAAYDRSLKVGAIGHVAKAGYGDHVYHLYVVRVQERQAIIDGLQAKGIQTGIHYPVPVHLQPWAAELGYRAGQFPESEAAAATVLSLPLYPEMPEGQVAQVSAALSSLVREQTSVEGHAAGF